ATTTCTAAGACTacttcagatttttttttttttttatgtaagatTTTTAAATAAGAGATGCTATATATAATATTTGAAAGCAATTGCATTTTAATCGCGAAGGAGAAACCCAACAAAGTGTCTTAAATTACcatctaaaaattattaaaagccCCATATTATATGCCTTTAACCTCTAACATCGTAGTTGCATATAAAATAATGCCTATCGTCGCATGAACAACTGAACAAGCTCTCTATTATATAAATAGTCCACAATAAACTTTTAAAGGGAACTAAACTCTCCATTAATAAAAGTGCCCATTAATTCAATAATTTGacctctttattttatttttataattgtaaGAAGTAAATCTAATAAccctaataataaaaattatattaacaaTCTGTTTGGATGTATGGAAAATAGGAGAAATTATATCCTAACCCCGTAATTTTATGTAGGTTTTTATATGTGAAATAGCGAACTAGTTATAAGATGCCGAATGAGTGATAATGGGTTTCACAAAATGCAGTTGTGTACCTATGTTAAAAACAGTTTTTCCTTTAAAAATAATTAGTTTTTttaacttaattttattttttaattaggtTGTCATTCCATATAATATGCTTATATGAAATAACAGGTTCACTATAAAACTACTCGAAAAATagaggaaaagaaaaataatttgagaaaaaaatataAGAGATGATTGGTATTTTTTCATCGTTTAGTAAAAGAGTAGTGAAAAATAAAGAGAAgatgaaaaataataatttttttttattttttctcaaatttagaaagaaaataaaaaaaaattgtgaagaaagattattttttataagaaaattacaaaattatccttttcatttaagttatttataaaatatataaaataaaattataaatttattataatttttttattctctctttcttttatacaaagaaaaataaatattttcattaatttattttttagtttacTTTCATCCAAATAAGtggaaaaaaataatatatataaaaatattttatatttttcacactttatttttttccttctaaaaaaattttctaaacagtGTAAAGGAAAAGAGTTACACATACTATCATAGGCCCCGttgaattaataataataataataataataataataataataataataataataataaagcagTGAAAGGATGGAGCAGTGTTATTACGCTGCGCTCAGACATTGATTAGGAAAAGAATCGGATGGGTGAGTCATTGATTCAATTGGCAGATTAATAATTTAATCGGTgagttataaaaatattaattaaatatattttaaataaatattattaatgtaAAACAACTATACATAATTTGCAATTTAATTAAAGATTTATAAACATAATCCAAAATAAAAGTATACATAAAATAACAGGTTATCTAGCTGAATCCACTTTACAGTTGCTTAGAAAGATTATTCGTATAACATTAAaagaatataatatatatatatatatatatatatatatatatatttataaatatattcttatatttttttatatttatgcaTTTCCCCACGttttcattttttatatttttgaaatgtCATTTTTCAGTGTCCGTTTTTGAGTTTTTCAGTGTCCCGATTTTCATTTCCGTGCTACATAGCCTGTTAATCCGATTAAATAAATGGGTTGTGTCAATCTACACATATAACACGAAAATGGCTAATTGGAACAAGACCCATTTAACTAATTGTGTCAAAATGCTCAACCCTAATACGGATATGTTTATGACACAGGTTATACGACACAACTTGTGTAACTCATTTAAATAAATGGGTTATTAACATGTCATACAACACGATAAGATTTGTTTACCATATTTCAATAAATGGGTAATTATAAATCTTACATTACACTACACGTTTAATTCATTTGACACATTTAACCTATTTAATATACTAaaacacattaaaaaaaaaacattatcaAAATGCATCacctaaatatttaaaaaaattgaaatatccAAACATCCGATTATTCAAAAATGAActaaaaatcatcaaaatattCAAACATCAACCAAATATCCAAACATTATTCAAATGACAaagttaattaaaattacacaatcacaatatatttttagatttaactTTAGCActttacaatataaaaataaaatgacatagtttagttataaaaataaaataagtcaTTGCAAGTTTAAATAAGTTAAAGTAATACATATTAACATGTTAATCGGATCATTATGTGTTTAATCGGGTTAGATGACCAACCCAATTAAACCTACAATTTTAGCGTGTTATAAACAGGTTAGTCTGTTTACGATCCGAATCATTGATACCGAACTCAAACCTGTATAACTACGTGTCGTATCATATAAAGGGGTTATGTCAAAAATTGTCAACCCTAATTATATTGATAAATAAAGGGCCACATATGAGTAGATAAACACATAAAGAGCAAGCAAGATGGAGATGTTGTTAACTCAATAGTCAGTGGAATAGCGGAGTAGACAGCCTTTGCTTTTGTGAAGGAATCAAATCGAGGGAACAGCAAAAATGCAGATTACTTCTGGTTATGGCTTCCGCAATGAAGCATCAACAGATGATGATGGATGAAAAAAGAAAAGGACAACAATGGCAGCAAAAAATTATTCACGCGGGTTAAGGGTAATTTGATCGGTTAGTTCAAATGCAGAACCAAATCAATTTTACCTTCAGTTCACCGATTCTCTGAATCGACCTGCCGATCTGATCTGAATCTAGTAAAACTCGGATGGAGAGGTCATTGAAGGTGTTTTCCCAAATCCTAACATGTATATTGTTTGACTAATTAGGCAATAAATTTAGAAAGGAAAGATACTCTAAgtgaataaagaaaataattaaaagttgacaaatttatttttaattttcttgtattgGTTGGTGGTAGGATTGATATATAAAGTGAGGGTGATGGAAGCAAATATAAAATGAACCGTTGATGAACCTCGAGATCCGAAAGGAGACACAGAATTTAATGTCGGAGACAAGAGGACAAGGTACTGTACTGGGATTCACGTGCATCTCAATTGTATCCTTCCAAAAGGATGTCTCTCATGTCTGCCATTGCAGCAGACGCTTAAAAGCTCACACACACGTGTCTTGCTCTTTTCCCTGCATTGTCTCTGCCCCACCTCTCCTCTTACTAGAGAATACAATGCTCTTCTCTTCTTCCTTTGAAATTTTTTTGTGAACCTTTTCTGCTTGCCATAGACATAGTCACCCCCCTTTCAAGATATGCAGCCTAGTTATGGTGTACCGGACATCCATCGTCAGCAACaaaaccaccaccacctccagcaGTTCATTGAAAATGATGATTGTTGCTCATCAGTCTTACCCATTTCCAATCCATCTCAAAATTTAAATCATCCCTATCAACCCCACCTACCACAACAAAAACAACCAGAATATATATTTTTGCAACAGCAGCAGAATTCCATTCCCATTCTCCATCAATTGTTCCAGCATCAGCATCAACCCCAACAGCAAGATTTTAGGCAATTTCAATCACAGGAAGAGAGATTATACTCACAAATACGGCATCAACATCAGCAGGTCCAAGCCCAACCACCACATCCTCCCTTTTTCTCTGTGAAATTCAAGTTGGGACTCGACCAAAATGGTGGCAACAAAGAGTGCGCTTTAAATCAGCGAGAAGCTACTGATTTTCTTAATGGAAATGAGCATAATCCTCCACATGTGCCCCCAGTAATGCCTCATTGTTGGCATCCCCAGGAAGATTCTACGTCCATCAAAGAACCTTTTTGGTAATTTAAtgctataaaaaaagaaaaaaatggttatttatttatttattttgtttttgttGTTCTTTAAGTGGGAATGATAAATGTTACAGGAAACCGCTCAGTAGAAGTAAAAATAAGCAGCAGGATGAAAATGGCGAGCAAGAagttcagagaaaaaaaaatgagcGCTGTAAGTTCTTGGATACACAGCAAATTGATGAAAGAAATGAAAGGTGCAAGGATTTGGAGAACAAATACAGGCTCTTTGGCGAGCTCGAGGCTATCTACAGCCTCGCGAAAGTCGGTGAAGCAAATCAAACAGGTTCTGGGTCCGCTCTCACCGGAGAAACCTCTCCAACAAATGCCGGTCTTTCAGTGCCATTTAATGCTGTTCACGGCCAAAATGTTGGTGCTGGTAACGCTGGGAATGGAATTGATCACGGTTCAGAGAACTCTATTGGAGAGGAAGCTGCCTTGAGAAAGAGCCAAAAGAGGATaagaaagaggaaaatgaaaaagaaactgAGTACCATGGCTGAATTCTTTGAGAACTTGGTGAAGCAGGTGATGGATCACCAAGAGATTTTGCACAGGAATTTCTTGGAAGTAATCGAACGGATGGATAAAGAGAGAACAAAGAGAGAAGAAGCATGGCGGTGCCAAGAAGCTGAAAAGTACAATAGAGAAGCCGTTTCTAGAGCACACGAGCAGGCTCTAGCTTCAAGAAGAGAGGCTCAAATTGTTTCATACGTAGAAAAAATCACAGGACAAAGCATCGATCTTCCCGCCAGAAAGACTCCATTGTTGCTGCAACCAGAAATTCCAGAAGAACCCACCAAACGATTGACGCCTATAATAACTGACAACCATAGCAGATGGCCTGAAGCTGAAGTTGAGGCATTGATCCAAGTTAGGAGCAGCGTAGAGACAAAGTTTCAGGAACCTGGCTTAAAGGGTCCTCTATGGGAAGAGGTAAGCTCTTTAATGGCTTCCATGGGTTATCAAAGAAGTGCCAAGAGGTGCAAAGAGAAGTGGGAGAACATCAACAAGTACTTTAGAAAAGCCAAAGAAAGTACAAAGAAGAGGTCTCAGCAGTCCAAAACGTGCTCTTATTTTGACCAATTGGATCAGCTTTATTCAAGAACTTTTATTAACTCTCCTTTCAACAATTCCTCTAGTAACGAGATTGAGGTAGAAAAGCAAGGTCATTCAGAGCTTCTAGAAGCCTTCATTGCAGGGAAAGACATTGCAACCTCAATAAATCCTTCTAGTGGGAACGTGATAATTGCAGATATGGGATCTTCCAGATTGGAATTTGGTGGCATTATTAACGAGAAAGTAGAGCGAGGAAGCcatgaacaagagaaagaaaaccATGAAGATTATTATGACGAGAAGGGTGAAGAGGATCGAAGTATTGATAGTGATGAGGAAATTGGAAATTTTAGATGAGTTTTAGAGGCAAATGGTATTGAATTTCTTTCTTCTAGTCATTTGATTTCAAGCTTGTTAGTTTTTGCTCGATAtgaatgtttttatttttttatttttttgtttttggGCTATCAGTGACTTTGAACTCGTATAGATCGTTGTTTTGTTTGGGTTTGAAGCGAAAGGTCGACCATTATGGAGCCAAGAATTCATGTAGATGACTGTAGGAATTCTTGGTCAAATTCAAGAAAAGAACATTCATGTGTTTTCAAGAGAATCAAGGAAAATCAATGGAAAATCTAGTGAAGTGATAGGAAATACCTATTTTAAGAAACATTTTATCAATTTAACATTATTTTCTTAGAAAATTTTTCTTGAGTAACCTTCATCTTTAGTTtaagttttatttttatctattacaATTAATTTTCTTTCTCAATCATCTTTACTATAAACATTGTTAGCTTAGGATTACTTCCACCCACAAAAACTCAGGTCTTGCGGTTTGTGGCTCAAAATTCTTGCTGAATTTCTTGGACTCTTGGTTGCTTCTTTATAGATTGAACTGCAGAGAAAAGTTTCAATGAACACTCATCCATTAAAGTAGTTCTGATATGGCTTGTTGCCAATTGATAGTATACTATGATGATAGCAAGAAGAAGATCAAGTAAAATTATTCATTCGGGGAAAAAAAGAAAGGTGGAAAGGCACTTGATTCTTTAACATTGATGAAAGCTTGCGTCCTTTTTGGAAAAACAGCAGTGACGGTTACAGATACTCATTATTTGCCACAATCGAATCTCAAATATGCTCAGCAACATGGCATTGGGAGTGTAGAATCAATGTGCCACCACTTCCATACTCCAGAAAGAAGTTAATTGAAAAGCTTGATAGTGCCATTCTTCCACAGCAATCGCTGGCATATAGGTCTTCAATAATCTCAACCTTTTTTTGGATTGAGGGTAATGCATTGACGAGAAATTATAACAAttattcatttcttttctttttaagtgAGAAactctatttttttaataatttttctaaacaacacaaaataaattaatttttttcttttttttatttaatttctttttttttttcacaattaaGGAGGTAAACAAAGGGTCAGCTATTTTTAAtggattgatgagaaattattctcttctattttaataatttttctaaacagcacaaaataaattaaatttctttcctttatatttttttatttaatttctcctttctttttctttcacaATTAGGGATGTA
The sequence above is a segment of the Hevea brasiliensis isolate MT/VB/25A 57/8 chromosome 11, ASM3005281v1, whole genome shotgun sequence genome. Coding sequences within it:
- the LOC110659084 gene encoding trihelix transcription factor DF1, which produces MQPSYGVPDIHRQQQNHHHLQQFIENDDCCSSVLPISNPSQNLNHPYQPHLPQQKQPEYIFLQQQQNSIPILHQLFQHQHQPQQQDFRQFQSQEERLYSQIRHQHQQVQAQPPHPPFFSVKFKLGLDQNGGNKECALNQREATDFLNGNEHNPPHVPPVMPHCWHPQEDSTSIKEPFWKPLSRSKNKQQDENGEQEVQRKKNERCKFLDTQQIDERNERCKDLENKYRLFGELEAIYSLAKVGEANQTGSGSALTGETSPTNAGLSVPFNAVHGQNVGAGNAGNGIDHGSENSIGEEAALRKSQKRIRKRKMKKKLSTMAEFFENLVKQVMDHQEILHRNFLEVIERMDKERTKREEAWRCQEAEKYNREAVSRAHEQALASRREAQIVSYVEKITGQSIDLPARKTPLLLQPEIPEEPTKRLTPIITDNHSRWPEAEVEALIQVRSSVETKFQEPGLKGPLWEEVSSLMASMGYQRSAKRCKEKWENINKYFRKAKESTKKRSQQSKTCSYFDQLDQLYSRTFINSPFNNSSSNEIEVEKQGHSELLEAFIAGKDIATSINPSSGNVIIADMGSSRLEFGGIINEKVERGSHEQEKENHEDYYDEKGEEDRSIDSDEEIGNFR